A stretch of DNA from Cryptomeria japonica chromosome 4, Sugi_1.0, whole genome shotgun sequence:
TTGAACACTAATTCAAATAAGAGTTCAGAATGATATTTGTCACAATGCATCGTAACAGAATTTCCTACTAACTGAAATTGAATAGGCTTCACCAAAATAAAGCAACTTCAATGCAGTCtgaacattctaatctacttaaggAATCAAAGAAATATTAGGTACACAAAGAGTTGGAGCTCAATATTAATCACATGCAAAGGATATTATTCATCAACAGAATGAGTAAATGCAGTAGCAATGAAAGAATGATATCAAATTGTATTGTAAAGAGAACTAAAAAACAATGAATATTTTGCAATTCTGTACAAACTAGCTTTGGTCTTGTAGATTTCCCAAGGCTATTATTCATCAGCAGAATGAGTTAATGcagcaatgaaagaaaaatatCAAATTGTATTCTTAATAGAACCAATAAACAATGAATATTATGCAAGTCTGTACAAACTAGTTTTGGTCTTGTAGATTCCCCAAGGCTATTGTGTCATAGTGGCGACTGGTAAAAGTTCTCTGCATATGCCATAAAATCCTCAAACGTAAAAAGATACCATCCAAATCTCAAACTAGAATTTAATTTTTCTCGGTAGGCATTTGGAGGACAAATTATGATGCCTTCAAATTCCGTGATAAATCAACTTGAAAGTTTGCGGCAGACTTCAAAGGTACTAGCTGCATGCCTATGCCTAATTGAGTCCTCAAGAAATCAAGAAGCTATCATGAATGTTCAGAATTGATTTATATCCATTAGATGGCACATTCATTTGCTTACTTAAGGAAGCTACCACTATCAAACTTCAGATCCAAATAACTAACTAAAATGTTCGGAATCCAGATACTCAAAACTTGCATAAATCAGATGTGGATTGATATATTGCTATTTCTAATGAAAGAACTTGTCTCTTCCCATGTATGCGGAAATAGAAATAAGGTTTAAGTTAAATGCACATTTCTGTAAAATGACGAAGCAGTGGATTCATTGAGAAGGAAAATTACCTGCAGAAGATCCGACCAAAAGTATCCTTTCTGCAGAAATATACTGGGAAGCCCATTTACAAACAGCAATAACATCCTGTACCTCTGATGATCCAGTCCATGAAGCTTTTCCTGAAGATCTCCCTACACCCCTCATATCAAAAGTCACAGTTTGGTAGCCTTTTTCAGCTAGCTCTTTGGCAATGCCCTTCATGAGCCCTTGGCAACCACCCAGTACAGAATATTGATGAACCAAGACAATAACGATATCACTTGTTACGGCTGTGGGTTTAAATAACCTTGCCTGAAGACTAATTCCATCTCCCACCTCCACGGTGCAGAACTCAGTTTCATGGCTCCCCATCAGAACCTATGGTTGTGATATTATGCCGGACTCTGGAGACCAAGCAATTAAAAGTAAAGAAGAAGAAACTCAGAAAAAGTATGCACCATTATCATTGTTATATTCATCGAAGCAAAGCATTATTATCATAGAGATCGATTTAAAGATGTGTCAGACAATTCTAGCTAATGGAATTTGAGATTGTCTCTGGCAAAAGAAGGGATCTGTTTAGGGATCTGTTTACTTATTATATAGTCACATTTGCCCTGTTTCCGATGTGTGCAtggcaaagaaaaatcaaaaagattAACAGAGGCTGACACTAACCTCAACTTTAATTGGTTAAACTCAAACTCATCTGAACTATACAATAGTCACGTTGAAGAATACAGAAAAGACATTTCAGAAATCAAAGTATGCAAGAATTCCAAATTTCCATAATATGTTTCCTCAGACATGGACATgtcataaactggtaaaacagagCAGCAGAAAAGCAAGGGGAGGACAATAAAAATTTATGTATTAAATGTCTTTGGTACAGCATTTTACAAAGATgggtatttatttttttcaaaaattaccagGAAATGGAGTCTGAAAGGCATCCACCAATCTGCAAACGTGGAAATCCGCTGTGCATTCAATGCAATGTAAAGGGGCTTGGCAAAAGTTTTAAGCATCAAATTGTGTACAACGGTTTCTCTTGGTTGGTTGCCCGCAGTGGGGCCTCAACAAGCAGAACATTGAAAGGGTGACTACTTTAGCTGGTCATTATTAGATTGAAGGAGAAAGTAGGAATGTATTAAAGTGGTAAGTGGTCGGACAGAACAGAATAGGATACAGCCTTCAATTTCTCCCGACATTCGCTGATCAATGACTCTCTGAATTGTTAGAGTGGTAGGTGGGACGATGGGCAAGGTTAAATTTGATTGTGAAACAAAAAATTATGAATGGTCATCTAAATTCGTCATCGCCCTTCAAAAGCTGAATCGATTGATGCAAAGTGGCTTATATTTTTTTATAACCCAAAGAATCTCATACtgtcaataaaataaattaatgtaTTTTTAATTGAATTGTTTTACATActttaagaatttatttttttacattaaaattattaattattatttggataaaaaaattattaattatttttcagtgtaaatatatgtgtgtatgtgtatgtatgtgtgtgttatatatatatcttttaacaAGTGTTATATAATAAGAGTATTTGTCTTTTGGTATTGTTTTAGTAGTGTAATTGATATTTAATTTGCTTGTTTTAATTAATATTGGAGTTACTTTGCATGTAGATAGTAGAAAATATTAGAATGGAGAGGCCACAATTAAGTTGCTAGTTGATATGAAATGTTTGAATTTGTATTAAGAAAACTTAGTATGAAGATGTAtttcaataaatagaattaaatttGATACTATGAATATCTCAATTATTATTTTGTTCAAAGTACTAGTGTTTTGTAATGTAATAACTAAGCATGGTTATATCTATAGTTTACTAAtttgattattaatttattttattttttaataaatcaatGTATTATAGTAAAAGTAGTTATAGATAGTGGTAAAGATGAAAGAAAATGTTCAATATACCACAAAATAAAAGACGGATGATAGTGCAAGAAAGAATCAAACAAAAAACTCTTTGAAATTATTTAAAAGAATTTATTCATTACTATTCATTTTAATGGAATGTCTTCAAAtaaaagaaaattcaaattttcaaagtaGAAACTACATGCATCCAATTACAAAAGGGTGAAGCACAGACAActccacttttttttttgtataaaaagAGATGAAAGTATTCTTTTGGAGATGAATAACTTGTTGTCATATATCATAGAAGTTTCAAATTTGAATTCATGAGGATATAGTTCGATTTATTTActtcattttgaaaaaaataattccCTATGGTGTCTTTGAATTGAAAATAATATAACTTTATAAAGGATGCATGGTGTGAATTAGGGGGTGTTATAGAGCTTGGTGAGTGTTGCCCATATTTATGTATTGAGATCATAAATGTGTACATCTCAATGATAAGCAAATACCACTATAAACCTGGCTTGACTAAAACCACAATGGCACTTatgcaatttttttattcatggCAGGGAGAACCTTCCATTTGTTTTGGTGTACCACTATAGATTATTGTTTGACACAAATCATTAGCATATTTTTTACGATGCCCACCAATGTAAATGAAACCTTTGTCTAAGTTTGTTGAACAAGATAAATTGTAGTGTCCATCTAGAATATGTTTGTCACACATCCATTTGCCTACATCGATTATAAACGAGATTTGTTTAATTCATATTTTCAAAACTTATAAATAGAGAAAGTTGAaaattgttttcaaatttgaataaaattttatattatttacttggttaatgAGTGTATGGGAATACAAGAAAGGAAAATatagataaaaatatttattgtggtGTGGTGTTATTGTCATTTATAACCAAACCCTATGACAACAAATGTGGGATATAGTGGAATAAAGTGAAAGTAATATGAAAATTTATGGGGGAGTGGAGTCATGGTTTAATATGGGAGAGAGTCATACATAACTAATCTCCATCCATCATTTTTTGCTTCCTCTTTAATTAAAATGGAGTCATGGTACATaccaaatatctttttttttttgatagaacAATAGGTTGATTACCAATTTTTTAAGGTTTTATAAACATTGGCAAGCTTGTTGTGTGATGCCAATGACACTCTTGCAAAGCAATGTGTAGCAACGCCATCTAGAAGGTGGGTAAGTGcatcaagatggtgaacaaaaaaatgGTCACATACTCAAAAAAACCCAAAAATGCACATAACCTGATCGAGTTACGGTTAGGAAAATCCAAACCATAACCTAAtcaagttatttatttattttaaaaacccGATCAAGTTCTTTTACTTTTAAAAATCCAATCAGGTTATTTAAGTTTCAAAAACCCGATCAGATTATTACCGGTCCccttctaaattttttaaatgctAAAACCTTCTTGTTGA
This window harbors:
- the LOC131030623 gene encoding uncharacterized protein LOC131030623; this encodes MGSHETEFCTVEVGDGISLQARLFKPTAVTSDIVIVLVHQYSVLGGCQGLMKGIAKELAEKGYQTVTFDMRGVGRSSGKASWTGSSEVQDVIAVCKWASQYISAERILLVGSSAGAPIAGSAVDQVEQVMGYVSLGYPFGMMASILFGRHHKAILQSPKPKLFVMGTSDGFTSVKQLKDKLKMAAGRNEIHLIPKAGHFQMEGPAYDEQMAELIDKFSATL